A stretch of the Lolium perenne isolate Kyuss_39 chromosome 3, Kyuss_2.0, whole genome shotgun sequence genome encodes the following:
- the LOC127345379 gene encoding protein H2A.5, with product MAGRKGGDRKKSVTRSVKAGLQFPVGRIGRFLKKGRYAQRVGSGAPVYLAAVLEYLAAEVLELAGNAAKDNKKSRIVPRHLLLAIRNDQELGKLLAGVTIAHGGVLPNIHSVLLPKKAAEKAEKAEKSPKSPKKKAAVKTPKKKTTEA from the exons ATGGCCGGAAGGAagggaggcgacaggaagaagtcGGTGACCCGCTCCGTCAAGGCCGGGCTCCAGTTCCCCGTCGGCCGCATCGGGCGCTTCCTCAAGAAGGGCCGCTACGCGCAGCGCGTCGGCTCCGGCGCCCCCGTCTACCTCGCCGCCGTCCTCGAGTACCTCGCCGCCGAG GTCCTTGAGCTCGCCGGCAACGCCGCCaaggacaacaagaagtcccgcaTCGTGCCGCGCCACCTGCTGCTCGCCATCCGCAACGACCAGGAGCTCGGCAAGCTGCTGGCGGGAGTCACCATCGCCCACGGCGGCGTCCTCCCCAACATCCACTCCGTCCTGCTCCCCAAGAAGGCCGCCGAGAAGGCTGAGAAGGCCGAGAAGTCGCCCAAGTCGCCCAAGAAGAAGGCCGCCGTTAAGACCCCCAAGAAGAAGACCACCGAGGCGTAG